A window of Dorea formicigenerans contains these coding sequences:
- a CDS encoding CvpA family protein — protein sequence MEWNWLTIAVAGVFLLGFLIGIYRGAIRIAVSLATTILTIVIVVAASPYVSSAIEKHTPIDDMIKSQVTNTMAKAAASQLAGGSDDSGSTGISAESVRKALKAAGISEEELQSYGVSVDDIVNGKITGEQLAQYGISSSILDGVNNDEVSEEVKNAIEGADIPRDLQVAAIEKADLPAVFKTQLSTNNNSEIYSQLGVQTFAQYVGEFLSKLIIHIIAFLGTFFIVTIILRAIVFALDIVAELPVLGFINRLAGGVVGLGCALIIVWVAFIIITMLYMTSIGKEAYELIQNNDIIKMIYDYNPIMQLAVKF from the coding sequence ATGGAGTGGAATTGGTTAACGATAGCAGTAGCAGGAGTATTTCTACTGGGATTTTTGATTGGAATCTACCGGGGAGCGATTCGTATCGCTGTGTCACTTGCGACTACGATTTTAACAATTGTCATTGTAGTTGCAGCATCACCTTATGTTTCATCGGCAATAGAAAAGCATACGCCGATTGATGACATGATTAAAAGTCAGGTGACGAACACGATGGCAAAAGCGGCAGCTTCCCAGTTGGCCGGAGGCAGTGATGACAGTGGTTCAACGGGAATTTCAGCAGAAAGTGTACGAAAAGCATTGAAGGCAGCAGGGATTAGTGAAGAAGAATTGCAATCTTACGGTGTGTCGGTAGATGATATTGTAAATGGAAAGATTACAGGAGAGCAATTGGCACAGTATGGAATTTCCAGCAGTATTTTAGACGGTGTAAATAATGACGAAGTCAGCGAAGAAGTCAAAAATGCAATTGAGGGGGCGGATATTCCAAGAGATCTTCAGGTAGCAGCTATAGAAAAAGCAGATCTTCCAGCAGTATTTAAGACACAGTTGTCTACCAATAATAACAGTGAAATTTATTCTCAACTGGGAGTACAGACATTTGCACAGTATGTAGGAGAATTCCTGTCAAAACTAATTATTCATATTATTGCATTCCTGGGAACATTTTTTATTGTGACCATTATATTGCGTGCAATTGTATTTGCACTTGATATTGTGGCAGAATTACCTGTGCTGGGATTCATTAACCGGCTTGCAGGCGGAGTTGTTGGACTTGGATGTGCACTTATCATTGTATGGGTGGCATTTATTATTATCACAATGCTCTATATGACAAGCATTGGAAAAGAAGCCTATGAGCTGATTCAGAACAATGATATAATAAAAATGATATATGATTATAATCCGATTATGCAATTAGCGGTGAAATTTTAA
- a CDS encoding DUF5711 family protein, which translates to MNRKNKDLRVVRDSEDVDKLVRRIMDNTEDEETQMAQLEEQVKAHKKKIRIRILTVVILIMAASVGIYLFIHLQTYTNVRVANTYPEAGSTDSNYKEFSEGVLRYSRDGMAYLSQQGEEKWNQAYQIKTPTVVAGDDCAIIFDKGGNDVVIFQKDGVKGEIHTTLPIEKATVSSQGIVCAVLKDSSSPKIVCYDTAGNILVEHKTSLTGTGYPMDVAISSDAEVMQVTYLYTQDGSVTSRVVYYNFGSAGEQETDHQVTQEEYKGTLMAEGFFMNQKISAVVGDNMLTIYQGESVPKETSQIKIDKEIKSVFHDNKYIGLVLKNEGKGGYELRLYNTSGKQTLSKDFTGDYGNVKLSGGQVIMYDGNNCSIFLKSGIQKFEGEIETNIREIFPTMGVNKYIVINANGMENVRLVK; encoded by the coding sequence TGGCGCAACTGGAGGAACAGGTGAAGGCGCATAAAAAGAAAATCAGAATAAGAATTCTGACAGTAGTCATATTGATTATGGCAGCTTCTGTAGGAATCTATTTATTTATACATTTACAGACGTATACGAATGTGCGGGTGGCGAACACTTATCCGGAGGCAGGAAGTACGGACAGCAATTACAAGGAATTTTCAGAAGGTGTGCTTCGTTACAGTAGAGATGGAATGGCATATTTGAGTCAGCAGGGGGAAGAGAAATGGAACCAGGCTTATCAGATTAAGACTCCGACTGTTGTAGCAGGAGATGATTGTGCAATTATTTTTGACAAAGGCGGTAATGACGTTGTCATTTTTCAAAAAGACGGTGTAAAGGGCGAGATTCATACAACGCTTCCGATAGAAAAAGCGACAGTATCCAGTCAGGGAATTGTGTGTGCGGTGTTGAAAGACAGTTCATCACCCAAAATCGTCTGTTATGATACTGCAGGAAATATCCTAGTGGAGCATAAGACATCGCTGACCGGAACAGGATACCCGATGGATGTTGCTATTTCATCAGATGCAGAAGTGATGCAGGTCACATATTTGTATACGCAGGACGGCAGTGTGACATCAAGGGTAGTTTACTATAATTTTGGCAGTGCAGGGGAACAGGAGACGGATCATCAGGTTACACAGGAAGAATATAAAGGAACACTGATGGCAGAAGGATTTTTTATGAACCAGAAGATTTCAGCAGTAGTCGGAGATAATATGCTGACAATATATCAAGGCGAAAGTGTTCCGAAAGAGACTAGTCAGATTAAGATAGACAAAGAGATAAAAAGCGTATTTCATGATAACAAATATATTGGTCTGGTCTTGAAAAATGAAGGAAAAGGCGGTTATGAACTCCGGCTTTACAATACGTCGGGAAAGCAGACATTGTCAAAAGATTTTACCGGGGATTATGGAAATGTAAAATTAAGCGGCGGCCAGGTGATTATGTATGATGGAAATAACTGCAGTATTTTCCTGAAAAGCGGAATACAGAAATTTGAAGGAGAGATAGAAACGAATATTCGTGAAATTTTTCCAACTATGGGAGTTAATAAATACATTGTGATAAATGCAAACGGCATGGAGAATGTCCGTCTTGTAAAATAA